TTAACGAGTTGCCAATGCAAGTAAATTATGCATTTTCTGGAAAATCTTCGTTTTACTTCTATGCGATTTTACATCGTAAATTCAAACAGTTTTCAATTGTCGTTCAGACACTAATTAAAGAAACTTTCAATGGCATTGAACTGGTGAGTGGCCAGGCGTATCACAGAATCAAAACAGCTCGGTGAAATGCCGAGGCGGCCAAACGCCTGGTGGTCAAAATTTGGAACAAATCTTTCCCCACTGGTTCCAATTTCCAGGCTGTGGGCAATAATATCCGCCAGGTGAACAATGGTCGCATGTGCCTGGTTATTTGCACCTGAGGGATTGTGATGATAGAATACATTGTTTCCAATGGAAAGGGGAATCTTCCATTTTTTTAATAAATCTTTGCCGATATCTGTGTGTTTGCAGCCAAGGCCTTTCTTTTCTTGCGTATGAAGAAGTTCTTTTGAACTTTCAGCTCTGAATAATATTTGTTTAAACGGTTCAGGGTAATATTTATAAAGTACCAGCCTGCCAATATCATGCAGGAGTCCTGATACAAACAACTGTTCTGTTTGAGTTATATTTTTATATGCACATAAAACTCTGGAAATGATCGCGCATATCAGACTGTGTTTTAAAAAAAGATGCATGTCAATCATGTCTTGAGGAATATCTTTAAAAATAGAAATAACGCTGATTCCTAATGCAAGACCCGATATTTCCTGGGTCCCGATGAGTGTTACCGCCCGCGAAATGGTATCTACTCGGGTGGGAAAGGCATAGACTGGCGAATTGACTATTTTCAGCAGGATTGCTGTCAGGCTGGGGCTTTTGCTAACGACCCGGGCAATGTCGTCGGCAGAGGCCAAAGGGTTTGCAATAATTTCATTTAGCTCAAATACTGTTGAGGGGATCTCTGGAAGTTTAATTTTTTGGTAAGCAATATTATTACGCAGGTCAGTTATTAATTTTTCTTTAGCATCCGCTATTATCCCCATTTTTTTCTTTTCGGATATATAGGTATCTTGCTGAATCTTATATAAAACAGATAAGCGGAAAAGTTCTTGCATGGCCGGATGTTGAAGATCGACATGGCGGAATAGATGTTGTGTCCTTTTTTTTAATGTGTCCAGTGCTTCCGAGTCAATTTCCTTTGCGGGGGTCTCTGCAAAATCCGGTTCATCTGCCACTACCTTTACCTCGGCGATTCCCCACATTTTTAATATTCTAACATGCTTTGATTGTATTTTCAGGTTTTTTGCCAAAAGAAGTCTTGTGTTCAGATCTCTAACATCTTCTGCCAGCACCATATTTTCTTTTAAGCGATTTACGGGAATGGTACCCATTTTTTTACCTTAAGTATGATCGATTGATTAATAGAATAGAACAGCTGCCTTTCCTCTTACTGCATGCAAGTTTCATACCGAGCAAACTGATAACATAACCTGCTGATATGACATATAATAATCAACTAAAAAGAGTCATTTGTCAAAAATAGTGGCAGTTCGATCAGCCAAACGTCAA
The nucleotide sequence above comes from Thermodesulfobacteriota bacterium. Encoded proteins:
- a CDS encoding HDOD domain-containing protein, whose protein sequence is MGTIPVNRLKENMVLAEDVRDLNTRLLLAKNLKIQSKHVRILKMWGIAEVKVVADEPDFAETPAKEIDSEALDTLKKRTQHLFRHVDLQHPAMQELFRLSVLYKIQQDTYISEKKKMGIIADAKEKLITDLRNNIAYQKIKLPEIPSTVFELNEIIANPLASADDIARVVSKSPSLTAILLKIVNSPVYAFPTRVDTISRAVTLIGTQEISGLALGISVISIFKDIPQDMIDMHLFLKHSLICAIISRVLCAYKNITQTEQLFVSGLLHDIGRLVLYKYYPEPFKQILFRAESSKELLHTQEKKGLGCKHTDIGKDLLKKWKIPLSIGNNVFYHHNPSGANNQAHATIVHLADIIAHSLEIGTSGERFVPNFDHQAFGRLGISPSCFDSVIRLATHQFNAIESFFN